In Camelina sativa cultivar DH55 chromosome 16, Cs, whole genome shotgun sequence, a single window of DNA contains:
- the LOC104749839 gene encoding trans-cinnamate 4-monooxygenase, giving the protein MDLLLLEKSLIAVFVAVVLATVVSKLRGKKLKLPPGPMPIPIFGNWLQVGDDLNHRNLVDYAKKFGDLFLLRMGQRNLVVVSSPNLTKEVLHTQGVEFGSRTRNVVFDIFTGKGQDMVFTVYGEHWRKMRRIMTVPFFTNKVVQQNREGWEFEAASVVEDVKKNPDSATKGIVLRKRLQLMMYNNMFRIMFDRRFESEDDPLFLRLKALNGERSRLAQSFEYNYGDFIPILRPFLRGYLKICQDVKDRRIALFKKYFVDERKQIASSKPTGSEGLKCAIDHILEAEQKGEINEDNVLYIVENINVAAIETTLWSIEWGIAELVNHPEIQSKLRNEIDTVLGPGVQVTEPELHRLPYLQAVIKETLRLRMAIPLLVPHMNLHEAKLAGYDIPAESKILVNAWWLANNPNSWKKPEEFRPERFFEEEAHVEANGNDFRYVPFGVGRRSCPGIILALPILGITIGRMVQNFELLPPPGQSKIDTSEKGGQFSLHILNHSTIVMKPRNS; this is encoded by the exons ATGGACCTTCTCTTGTTGGAGAAGTCTCTAATCGCCGTCTTCGTGGCGGTGGTTCTCGCCACGGTGGTTTCAAAGCTTCGCGGCAAGAAATTGAAGTTACCTCCAGGTCCTATGCCGATTCCGATCTTCGGTAACTGGCTACAAGTCGGAGATGATCTAAACCACCGTAACCTGGTCGATTACGCTAAAAAATTCGGCGATCTCTTCCTCCTAAGGATGGGTCAGCGTAACCTAGTCGTcgtctcttcaccaaatctaaCCAAAGAAGTACTCCACACGCAAGGTGTTGAGTTCGGATCTAGAACGAGAAACGTCGTGTTCGACATTTTCACAGGTAAAGGTCAAGACATGGTGTTCACTGTTTACGGAGAGCACTGGaggaagatgagaaggatcATGACGGTTCCTTTCTTTACAAACAAGGTTGTTCAGCAGAACCGTGAAGGTTGGGAGTTCGAAGCAGCGAGCGTTGTTGAAGATGTGAAGAAAAATCCAGATTCAGCTACTAAAGGGATCGTGTTGAGGAAACGTTTGCAGTTGATGATGTATAACAATATGTTCCGTATCATGTTCGATAGAAGGTTTGAGAGTGAGGATGATCCTCTTTTCCTTAGGCTTAAGGCTTTGAATGGTGAGAGGAGTCGTTTAGCTCAGAGCTTTGAGTATAACTATGGTGATTTCATCCCTATCCTTAGACCTTTCCTTAGAGGTTATTTGAAGATTTGTCAAGATGTTAAAGATCGAAGAATCGCTCTTTTCAAGAAGTACTTTGTTGATGAGAGGAA GCAAATTGCGAGTTCTAAGCCTACAGGTAGTGAAGGATTGAAATGCGCCATTGATCATATCCTTGAAGCTGAACAGAAGGGAGAAATCAATGAAGACAACGTTCTGTACATTGTTGAGAACATCAACGTCGCTG CTATTGAGACAACACTGTGGTCGATCGAGTGGGGAATTGCGGAATTAGTGAACCATCCTGAGATCCAGAGCAAGCTAAGGAACGAAATCGACACAGTTCTTGGACCGGGTGTGCAAGTGACAGAGCCAGAGCTACACAGGCTTCCATACCTTCAAGCTGTGATTAAGGAGACACTTCGTCTAAGAATGGCCATTCCTCTACTCGTGCCTCACATGAACCTCCACGAGGCAAAGCTAGCTGGATACGATATCCCAGCAGAAAGCAAAATCCTTGTCAATGCTTGGTGGCTAGCGAACAACCCAAACAGTTGGAAGAAGCCTGAAGAGTTTAGACCAGAGAGGTTCTTTGAAGAGGAAGCGCACGTTGAAGCAAACGGTAATGACTTCAGGTATGTGCCGTTTGGTGTTGGACGTAGAAGCTGTCCAGGGATTATATTGGCGTTGCCTATTTTGGGAATCACTATTGGTAGGATGGTACAGAACTTTgagcttcttcctcctccaggACAGTCTAAAATTGATACTTCTGAGAAAGGTGGACAGTTCAGCTTGCACATCCTTAACCATTCCACAATCGTTATGAAACCAAGGAACTCTTAA